One window of Acidobacteriota bacterium genomic DNA carries:
- a CDS encoding chemotaxis protein CheB, with amino-acid sequence MKVLIADHDPVSSMILHGILSRAGYTVVTAADGREALDALHRERFDVLLTDWMMPSVDGIELVRRVRGSAAPQPIIVMITAVTSADARERAMSAGADDYIAKPIATAEVVTRLRACLARRDEPPPPIAIATPRPPRPQARAPYVGVVLAASTGGPPLLGDLFAAIPPLPGAAFFITLHGPAWMLEAFADRLGRVAAMPVRLAAGGMATRGGEVYVAPGDRHLVVDPGTFHLRLLDDPPESFLRPAADPLFRSAARAFGAQCLAVVLSGMGRDGASGAAEIRQAGGVVLVQDPATALAPSMPRGVLELGVATSSLGPALLPGAIVLHASRLAARGTPAAG; translated from the coding sequence ATGAAGGTCCTGATCGCCGATCACGACCCCGTCAGCTCGATGATTCTGCACGGCATTCTCTCGAGGGCGGGGTACACGGTCGTCACCGCCGCGGACGGAAGGGAGGCTCTCGACGCGCTCCATCGCGAGCGCTTCGACGTGCTCCTCACCGACTGGATGATGCCCTCGGTGGACGGCATCGAGCTCGTGCGGCGCGTGAGGGGGAGCGCCGCGCCGCAGCCGATCATCGTCATGATCACCGCGGTGACCTCCGCCGACGCGCGGGAGCGGGCGATGTCCGCGGGCGCGGACGACTACATCGCCAAGCCGATCGCCACCGCCGAAGTCGTCACGCGGCTGCGCGCGTGCCTCGCGCGCCGCGACGAGCCGCCACCTCCCATCGCGATCGCGACGCCGCGGCCGCCGCGCCCGCAGGCCCGGGCCCCCTACGTCGGGGTCGTTCTCGCCGCCTCCACGGGAGGGCCGCCGCTCCTCGGCGATCTCTTCGCGGCGATCCCGCCCCTCCCGGGCGCCGCCTTCTTCATCACGCTGCACGGGCCGGCCTGGATGCTCGAGGCCTTCGCCGACAGGCTCGGGCGCGTCGCGGCGATGCCGGTGCGCCTCGCGGCCGGCGGCATGGCGACGCGCGGCGGGGAGGTGTACGTGGCGCCGGGGGATCGGCACCTCGTCGTCGACCCGGGGACGTTCCATCTGAGGCTCCTCGACGATCCGCCGGAGAGCTTCCTCCGCCCGGCGGCGGATCCTCTCTTCCGGAGCGCGGCCCGCGCCTTCGGGGCGCAGTGCCTCGCCGTCGTGCTGAGCGGCATGGGGCGCGACGGAGCCTCAGGGGCCGCGGAGATCCGGCAGGCGGGAGGGGTGGTCCTCGTCCAGGATCCCGCGACCGCGCTCGCCCCCTCGATGCCCCGCGGCGTCCTCGAGCTGGGAGTCGCGACGAGCTCTCTCGGCCCGGCCCTCCTTCCCGGGGCCATCGTCCTCCACGCCTCCCGGCTCGCGGCGCGGGGGACGCCCGCCGCGGGTTAG